From Achromobacter spanius, a single genomic window includes:
- a CDS encoding Bug family tripartite tricarboxylate transporter substrate binding protein: MTVAKWLAAGAFAWCAALPAAANAADYPNAPVKFVVGFSPGSTIDIVARIVGDALATRMGQTFVVENRTGANGMIAARMVAQAKPDGYTILVSNSSSITVNPLLYKDLQYHPLKDFEPVTTVVSVPFILTINAENPRVAGVKDVKSLVDLARRNPNTVSYGSAGNGNLMHLAGAQLATMSDVQMLHVPYRGAAPMEAGLLSKEVDFGFDTLSGVPLIKAGKLKALAVSTAQRWHDLPDVPAVAELGYPDFDISFWVGVFAPAGTPPAIVDRLNREIAAAAKDPAVRARLAAQGNPSTQSPKEFRQKIADELKQNETLIKRANIKID; this comes from the coding sequence ATGACAGTTGCAAAATGGCTGGCAGCAGGCGCGTTCGCCTGGTGCGCAGCATTGCCGGCGGCCGCAAACGCGGCCGACTATCCCAACGCCCCGGTCAAGTTCGTCGTGGGCTTCAGCCCCGGCAGCACGATCGACATCGTGGCGCGCATCGTCGGCGACGCGCTCGCCACCCGTATGGGCCAGACGTTCGTGGTCGAAAACCGGACGGGCGCGAACGGCATGATCGCGGCCCGCATGGTGGCGCAGGCCAAGCCCGACGGCTACACGATCCTGGTCAGCAATTCCAGCTCGATCACAGTCAACCCCTTGCTCTACAAGGATCTGCAGTACCACCCGCTGAAGGACTTCGAGCCGGTGACGACCGTGGTGTCCGTGCCTTTCATCCTGACCATCAACGCCGAGAACCCGCGTGTGGCCGGCGTGAAGGACGTCAAGTCGCTGGTCGACCTGGCGCGGCGCAATCCCAACACGGTCAGCTACGGGTCGGCCGGCAACGGCAACCTGATGCACCTGGCGGGCGCGCAGCTGGCCACGATGTCGGATGTGCAGATGCTGCATGTGCCGTACCGCGGCGCCGCGCCGATGGAGGCGGGGCTGCTGTCCAAGGAAGTCGATTTCGGCTTTGACACGCTGTCCGGCGTGCCGCTCATCAAGGCAGGCAAGCTGAAGGCGCTGGCCGTATCTACCGCGCAGCGCTGGCATGACCTGCCAGATGTGCCCGCCGTGGCCGAGCTGGGCTACCCGGACTTCGACATCTCGTTCTGGGTCGGCGTGTTTGCGCCGGCGGGCACGCCGCCCGCCATCGTGGACCGCCTTAACCGCGAGATCGCCGCAGCGGCCAAGGATCCCGCGGTGCGTGCGCGGCTTGCGGCGCAGGGCAATCCCTCGACGCAATCGCCCAAGGAGTTCCGGCAAAAGATCGCCGACGAACTCAAGCAGAACGAGACGCTCATCAAGCGCGCAAACATCAAGATCGACTGA
- a CDS encoding Bug family tripartite tricarboxylate transporter substrate binding protein, giving the protein MQRNWLRALACAATLFTAAAHADTYPSKPVSMIVPYPAGGATDVVARAVAERLTQTWGQSVIVENRAGAGTTIGASSVARARGDGYTLFMTTSAHTISGHLYNKLSYDPVKDFAPITLVTKVPLVLVVNPAIPAKTLPEFLTYLKQNGSAVNFASPGNGTAQHLSGELFKIATKSNITHVPYRGDAPAFTDLAGGQVQMMLATITSALPLIESGKLRALAVANGKRVQALRDVPTFAEAGMPGFEAATWFGILAPAAMPPEQAQRIYEDVSKIVATPAMQTRIEGLGGEVVNSTPKAFAAFMQQEEEKWGQAVKASGAVAAQ; this is encoded by the coding sequence ATGCAACGCAATTGGCTGCGTGCGCTGGCTTGTGCCGCGACGCTGTTCACGGCGGCGGCGCACGCCGACACCTACCCTTCGAAACCCGTATCGATGATCGTGCCGTACCCGGCCGGCGGCGCCACCGACGTGGTCGCGCGGGCCGTGGCCGAACGGCTGACGCAGACGTGGGGGCAATCGGTCATCGTTGAAAATCGCGCCGGCGCCGGCACCACGATCGGCGCAAGTTCCGTGGCCCGCGCGCGCGGCGACGGCTACACGCTGTTTATGACGACGTCCGCGCACACGATCAGCGGACACCTGTACAACAAGCTCAGCTACGACCCCGTCAAGGACTTCGCGCCGATCACGCTGGTGACCAAGGTGCCGCTGGTGCTGGTAGTCAACCCTGCCATTCCGGCCAAGACACTGCCGGAGTTCCTGACGTACCTGAAGCAGAACGGCAGCGCGGTGAACTTTGCCTCGCCGGGCAACGGCACGGCGCAGCACCTGAGCGGCGAACTCTTCAAGATCGCCACGAAATCGAACATCACGCACGTGCCTTACCGGGGCGACGCGCCGGCCTTCACGGACCTGGCGGGCGGGCAGGTGCAGATGATGCTGGCCACCATCACGTCCGCGCTGCCGCTGATCGAGTCCGGCAAGCTGCGTGCGCTGGCCGTCGCCAACGGCAAGCGGGTGCAGGCGTTGCGCGACGTGCCGACGTTTGCCGAGGCGGGCATGCCCGGCTTCGAGGCCGCGACCTGGTTCGGCATCCTGGCGCCGGCCGCCATGCCGCCGGAACAGGCGCAGCGCATCTATGAAGACGTGTCGAAGATCGTGGCCACGCCGGCGATGCAGACCCGCATCGAGGGCCTGGGCGGCGAAGTCGTCAACAGCACGCCCAAGGCATTCGCCGCCTTCATGCAGCAGGAAGAGGAGAAGTGGGGCCAGGCCGTCAAGGCTTCCGGCGCCGTCGCAGCGCAGTAG